In the Salarias fasciatus chromosome 13, fSalaFa1.1, whole genome shotgun sequence genome, one interval contains:
- the oprm1 gene encoding mu-type opioid receptor: MESAAVNASDADHRSQLHLFYNGSHCRNFTDNASSADPRCEAERGFAAGMDDDANPVIIAIVITALYSIVCVVGLVGNVLVMYIIVRYTKMKTATNIYIFNLALADALVTSTLPFQSVNYLMGTWPFGDTLCKMVMSIDYYNMFTSIFTLTTMSIDRYVAVCHPVKALDFRTPRNAKIVNICNWILSSAIGLPVMFMASTSATSPTTVDCKLNFPHPSWYWETLLKICVFIFAFIMPVLIITVCYGLMILRLKSVRMLSGSQEKDRNLRRITRMVLVVVAVFIVCWTPIHIFVIITALINIPSSTLQTITWHFCIALGYTNSSLNPVLYGYLDENFKRCFREFCTPSPSVLEMQNSSRTGVTSRKPPQREPISANTGERSNHQV; the protein is encoded by the exons ATGGAGAGCGCCGCCGTCAACGCCTCGGACGCGGACCACCGGAGCCAGCTCCATTTGTTCTACAACGGCAGCCACTGCCGGAACTTCACCGACAACGCGAGCTCCGCGGACCCGCGCTGCGAGGCGGAGCGCGGGTTCGCCGCCGGCATGGACGACGACGCCAACCCGGTCATCATCGCGATCGTCATCACCGCGCTCTACTCCATCGTGTGCGTGGTGGGGCTGGTTGGAAACGTCCTGGTCATGTACATCATAGTCAG GTACACGAAAATGAAGACGGCTACGAACATCTACATCTTCAACCTGGCTCTGGCCGACGCCCTGGTCACCAGCACGCTGCCCTTCCAGAGCGTCAACTACCTGATGGGCACCTGGCCGTTCGGGGACACGCTGTGCAAGATGGTGATGTCCATCGACTACTACAACATGTTCACCTCCATCTTCACGCTCACCACCATGAGCATCGACCGCTACGTCGCTGTGTGCCACCCCGTGAAGGCGCTGGACTTCAGGACGCCTCGCAACGCCAAGATCGTCAACATCTGCAACTGGATCCTCTCCTCAGCCATCGGGCTGCCCGTGATGTTCATGGCCTCCACTTCAGCCACGA GCCCCACCACCGTTGACTGCAAGCTGAATTTCCCCCACCCCTCCTGGTACTGGGAAACCCTGCTGAAGATCTGCGTCTTCATCTTCGCCTTCATCATGCCCGTGCTCATCATCACTGTCTGCTACGGCCTCATGATCCTGCGGCTGAAGAGCGTGCGCATGCTGTCGGGCTCCCAG GAGAAGGACAGGAACCTCCGCCGAATCACCCGCATGGTCCTGGTGGTTGTGGCCGTCTTCATCGTCTGCTGGACCCCCATTCATATCTTCGTCATCATCACGGCTCTGATCAACATCCCCAGCTCCACGCTGCAAACCATCACCTGGCACTTCTGCATCGCTCTGGGCTACACCAACAG cagtctgaaccCGGTCCTTTACGGCTACCTGGACGAGAACTTCAAGCGTTGTTTCCGTGAGTTCTGCACCCCGAGTCCCTCGGTCCTGGAGATGCAGAACTCGTCCAGGACCGGGGTCACCAG